The following coding sequences lie in one Pseudomonas syringae CC1557 genomic window:
- a CDS encoding DUF6482 family protein: MTLNIQDLTKHVKDKKIQELDLISMEGGSYVLHALVDGKSVPVQDSTGKTLHVASLEEARKLLSSVPDVKLFMAQAVAHDEMVGLDSVQPESSRHEIPLRSSL; the protein is encoded by the coding sequence GTGACTTTGAACATTCAAGACCTGACAAAGCATGTGAAGGATAAAAAGATTCAGGAACTCGATCTGATTTCCATGGAAGGCGGATCCTACGTGCTCCACGCACTGGTGGATGGCAAGTCTGTACCTGTTCAGGACTCGACCGGTAAAACCCTGCACGTTGCCTCGCTGGAAGAAGCCCGCAAGCTGCTTTCTTCGGTGCCAGACGTGAAGCTGTTCATGGCCCAGGCCGTTGCTCACGATGAGATGGTAGGGCTGGACAGCGTCCAGCCAGAGTCATCTCGCCACGAGATTCCGTTGCGATCGAGCCTGTGA
- a CDS encoding DNA topoisomerase III: MRLFLCEKPSQAKDIAAALGATRRGDGCWVGANATVTWCIGHLLETAPPDAYDARYKRWVLEDLPIVPEKWKMLVKPRTASQFKAVKRLLGEAQELVIATDADREGEMIARELVEHCRYRGPIQRLWLSALDDASIRKALSALKPGADTFSLYHSALGRSRADWLIGMNMSRLFTLLGRQSGYQGVLPVGRVQTPTLRLVVDRDRSIADFVPAPFWAIDVKLLHDNQAFIAQWRAPSDACDDQDRCLNQPLAQQAAEAMRNASSATLLKLRTERIREAAPLPFDLGTLQEICSKKLGLGAQETLDIAQSLYETHKVITYPRSDCGYLPNSQHGEAAGIIAALGKADPALAGLLPHLDPQRRSRAWNDAKVTAHHGIIPTAAVRGVERLTGKFRAVYTLIRARYLAQFLPNHEYDRTQADFDCAGHALRAVGKQIVEPGWKRAMPEALAPAKGREAPAPQPLPKLFQGCECAVAEVVLKDLWTQPPKPFTEGDLIKAMKNVAKLVEDPLLKQKLKDTTGIGTEATRAGIIQGLLDRGYLTKQGKALCATPAAFSLIDAVPRAIADPGTTAIWEQALDMVQSGEMSLEEFVAKQAAWMSKQVSRCVGMRMTISGPASPSGVAPPWKKKRKTAKRGAATATAPAGGAVKKPRRAAKPAAKG, encoded by the coding sequence ATGCGGCTGTTTCTTTGCGAAAAACCTTCTCAAGCCAAGGACATTGCGGCTGCGCTTGGCGCTACCCGACGTGGCGATGGCTGCTGGGTCGGTGCCAACGCGACGGTGACCTGGTGCATCGGCCACTTGCTGGAAACCGCCCCGCCCGATGCCTACGATGCGCGTTACAAGCGCTGGGTACTGGAAGACCTGCCCATCGTCCCGGAGAAGTGGAAGATGCTGGTCAAGCCCCGTACCGCCAGCCAGTTCAAGGCGGTCAAGCGGTTGCTGGGCGAGGCACAGGAGCTGGTGATCGCCACTGACGCAGACCGCGAAGGTGAAATGATCGCCCGCGAACTGGTCGAGCACTGCCGCTATCGCGGACCGATCCAGCGGCTGTGGCTGTCGGCACTCGATGACGCCTCGATTCGCAAGGCACTGTCCGCGCTCAAGCCAGGCGCCGATACCTTCAGCCTGTATCACTCGGCCCTCGGTCGATCGCGTGCCGACTGGCTGATCGGCATGAACATGAGCCGTCTGTTCACGTTGCTGGGTCGGCAATCCGGTTACCAAGGCGTACTGCCGGTCGGGCGCGTACAAACCCCGACGCTGCGTCTGGTGGTAGACCGCGATCGCAGCATCGCTGACTTCGTGCCCGCGCCCTTCTGGGCCATCGACGTCAAACTGCTGCATGACAATCAAGCGTTCATCGCCCAGTGGCGCGCGCCGTCGGATGCCTGTGACGATCAGGATCGCTGCCTGAACCAGCCACTGGCGCAACAGGCTGCCGAGGCCATGCGCAATGCTTCCAGCGCCACACTGCTCAAGCTGCGCACCGAGCGGATACGCGAAGCCGCACCATTGCCGTTCGACCTCGGCACGCTGCAGGAAATCTGCTCGAAAAAGCTTGGTCTCGGTGCGCAGGAAACCCTTGATATCGCCCAGTCGCTGTATGAAACCCACAAGGTCATCACCTATCCGCGCAGCGATTGCGGTTACCTGCCGAACAGTCAGCATGGCGAAGCAGCAGGCATCATCGCCGCGCTGGGCAAGGCGGACCCGGCGCTCGCCGGTTTGCTGCCACACCTTGACCCGCAACGTCGTTCGCGCGCCTGGAACGACGCAAAAGTCACGGCTCACCACGGCATCATCCCCACTGCCGCCGTGCGTGGCGTCGAACGCCTGACCGGCAAATTCCGTGCGGTCTATACCCTGATCAGGGCGCGCTATCTGGCGCAGTTTCTGCCCAACCATGAATACGACCGGACCCAGGCCGACTTCGACTGCGCAGGCCATGCCCTGCGCGCGGTCGGCAAGCAGATTGTCGAGCCCGGCTGGAAACGCGCCATGCCCGAGGCGCTGGCCCCGGCCAAAGGTCGGGAAGCGCCTGCCCCGCAGCCACTGCCCAAGCTGTTTCAAGGCTGCGAGTGCGCAGTGGCCGAGGTCGTTCTAAAGGACCTCTGGACCCAGCCGCCCAAACCTTTCACCGAAGGCGACCTGATCAAGGCGATGAAAAACGTCGCCAAGCTGGTGGAAGATCCACTGCTCAAGCAGAAGCTCAAGGACACCACCGGCATCGGCACCGAAGCCACCCGTGCCGGGATCATTCAGGGCCTGCTGGATCGTGGTTACCTGACCAAGCAAGGCAAGGCGCTGTGTGCCACACCGGCAGCCTTCAGCCTGATCGACGCGGTTCCTCGCGCCATCGCCGACCCAGGTACCACGGCAATCTGGGAACAGGCGCTGGACATGGTGCAGAGCGGCGAGATGAGTCTCGAAGAGTTCGTCGCCAAACAGGCGGCGTGGATGAGTAAACAGGTGAGTCGCTGCGTCGGCATGCGCATGACCATCAGCGGCCCGGCCAGCCCGTCAGGCGTTGCGCCGCCCTGGAAGAAAAAACGCAAGACCGCAAAACGCGGTGCTGCGACAGCTACCGCGCCAGCGGGCGGCGCCGTGAAGAAACCGCGCCGCGCTGCCAAACCAGCCGCAAAGGGCTGA
- a CDS encoding HDOD domain-containing protein — MLSIEKLFDDLHSLPSIPKVAQDLMLQFDNPSSNLEGIARNIEKDPVIAAKVLRLANSARFRGSRDSSSIEDAAMRLGFNTLRTLVMASAVTGAFKAGPSFDLKGFWLKSFQVAGICRMLARQGSVDPETAFTCGVMHNIGELLIQTGAPEVAERLNNAAKANTPGRGASETVQLGFSYPEVGAELARRWHLPQVILQAIAYQAKPMQAPSDAPLPRIVAQAITISDALEAHGGATPEAQKASGGPLMEGINLDTLFAGLPAVLEADKAFSELLS; from the coding sequence GATTTGCATAGTCTCCCGAGTATTCCCAAAGTGGCTCAGGACCTCATGCTGCAGTTCGATAATCCCTCCTCCAACCTGGAAGGCATTGCCCGCAACATAGAGAAGGACCCGGTGATTGCCGCCAAAGTGTTGCGTCTGGCCAACTCGGCAAGGTTTCGCGGTTCGCGGGATTCCTCCAGCATCGAAGACGCGGCCATGCGTCTGGGCTTCAACACCCTGCGTACGCTGGTCATGGCATCTGCGGTGACCGGTGCGTTCAAGGCCGGGCCGAGTTTCGATCTCAAGGGCTTCTGGCTGAAAAGCTTTCAGGTTGCGGGTATCTGCCGAATGCTCGCCAGACAAGGCAGCGTCGATCCGGAAACGGCTTTTACCTGTGGCGTGATGCATAACATCGGCGAGCTGCTGATCCAGACCGGCGCCCCCGAGGTTGCAGAACGCCTGAACAATGCCGCCAAGGCCAACACGCCGGGACGAGGCGCCAGCGAAACCGTGCAACTGGGTTTCAGCTACCCGGAAGTCGGTGCTGAACTGGCCCGTCGCTGGCATCTGCCGCAGGTGATTCTGCAGGCCATCGCCTACCAGGCCAAACCGATGCAGGCGCCATCTGACGCGCCGTTGCCAAGGATCGTCGCGCAAGCCATCACCATCTCGGACGCACTGGAAGCTCACGGCGGTGCCACTCCCGAAGCGCAAAAAGCGTCTGGCGGACCGTTGATGGAGGGCATCAACCTGGACACACTGTTTGCCGGGTTGCCCGCCGTGCTGGAGGCAGACAAGGCGTTTTCGGAGCTGCTGAGCTAA
- a CDS encoding PH domain-containing protein: MIDFNNKGFFKLKQNDEYAERVKDLLLDNEEVIDAYKSMRDGVVFTNKRIISVNVQGLTGSKKDFTSLPYKNIVAWSVETSGTFDLDSELEIYFSAIGKVKFEFTGKTSVVQISRYISQHLLG; this comes from the coding sequence ATGATTGATTTCAATAACAAGGGCTTCTTCAAACTCAAACAGAATGACGAGTATGCAGAGCGGGTCAAGGATCTGCTGCTTGATAACGAAGAGGTTATCGATGCTTACAAGTCCATGCGTGATGGCGTAGTTTTTACGAACAAGCGCATTATTTCGGTGAATGTGCAGGGTTTGACCGGCAGCAAGAAAGACTTCACTTCCCTGCCGTACAAAAATATCGTGGCATGGTCGGTTGAAACATCGGGCACCTTCGACCTGGACTCTGAACTGGAAATCTACTTCTCGGCAATCGGCAAGGTGAAATTCGAATTCACCGGCAAGACGTCGGTCGTGCAGATATCCAGGTACATCTCGCAACATCTGCTGGGCTAA
- a CDS encoding RidA family protein, which translates to MSDREIIVPPTMQSIMDRAGYAPAVRVGNTLYCAGQVGRTRDMEVILNPEAQFVACWENLRTVLAEGGCTFDDIVDMTTYHVAMSEHMPVFREVKNRIFPRGQCAWTCIGVAELAHPGLLLEIKCIAVRPDA; encoded by the coding sequence ATGTCAGATCGCGAAATCATCGTTCCACCCACCATGCAGTCGATCATGGACCGCGCAGGCTATGCGCCGGCCGTCAGAGTGGGAAACACACTCTATTGCGCCGGGCAGGTAGGGCGTACACGGGATATGGAAGTCATTCTCAACCCGGAGGCGCAGTTCGTGGCCTGCTGGGAAAATCTGCGCACCGTGCTGGCCGAGGGCGGCTGCACGTTCGACGACATTGTCGACATGACCACTTATCACGTCGCCATGAGCGAGCACATGCCGGTATTTCGCGAAGTGAAAAACCGCATCTTCCCGCGTGGCCAATGCGCCTGGACCTGCATCGGCGTAGCCGAGCTGGCACACCCCGGCCTGTTGCTGGAGATCAAGTGCATCGCGGTCAGGCCCGACGCCTGA